The window AAAACGTTTACCATAAGTCACGTAAACAGTCCTAAACCTATTTCGGAAACGATCTCCTTCATCATTGATAATCTTCTCTGTAACGCCGGTTTGTCCTAAACTTATGATGCCGTTATTTTTCAATAAATATGATGCTTGTATACCTGCTATGTGAGGTTTTACACCATTTATATTATCGAAGAAACTAAAATGTAAAGAAAAACTAAATCTATTGATTTTTCTGTTTAGTATCTTAACAGGTAAATCCAAATGTTTATATTCTTCTAATTTTTTAGCTTCAATACTATCATTTTTTCTAACTCGTTCTTCGCGTTTTTCTTTAATTAGGAGACGTTCATTCTTATTGCGGAATTTGTAATTAAACGCTAGGCCTATCTCTGGTATAGATTCTATGTTATTAAGGTTATAAGCTAGAGTGCTTCCTACTGCAAGCCTTTTAAAAACATCATAATAAACCGTAGTGCTTAACCTGAAATTGATCCCGCTTTCAGCTTGTAAACTGCGTCCTTCTCTTTCTTTTCTAACTTTTATTCTTCCTAAACCTATATCATTATGAATGCGCCATTTTTTGTCAAAAACCGTTGCGTAACCATAAGAGAGACCTATTAAATTATAATTATTACGTGTAAATTGATTATTATTTTCAGTTTTGAAAACGATTTCTAAATAGTCAATTCCTAACAAATGCCTTTTATATGAAAAAGTCCCATTTAGAGATAAAACATCTTTATTGTTTTCTAATCCAAGCCCAACATAAGTAGGAATTACACTAATTGACTCCAACCGAAACTTATGGGTATAACGATCATAAATAGAATCCTTCTGAGCTTGAGTAAAAAACACACATGAAATTGCTAACAGAAAAGTAACAGATGAAAACCTATTCATAATTCAAAATTTGGTTATGTTAAATATAGGCTTGCTTTATACCCAAATATTTGCAAAAAATGTAAGAAATTGAATTCAGTAATTGTAATAAACGCAAGTTCAAATTAAAAACAGTTCTCTACCTTTATAAAATGCAAGAACAATTCATTTCAAAAATTAGGAGTATTCTCAACGAGAATCAATCTGTGACAGAAGAAATAGCTGCTGTATTAGACATAAGTTATGATGCTGCTTATAGACGCGTAACTGGTAAAACAAGCATAAGCCTAGAAGAAAGCGTGACACTTTCAAAGCACTTTAAAATATCGCTAAATAAATTATTTGAAGTAGGCGAGCAAACTTCTATTCTTACTGATGTTTCTCCAGGCATTGAAAACATAGCGCAACTGGAGCAATATTTTAAAACCTCTTTGCAAAATATATTACCACTTACAAATTTGAAGAGCGCGAGCATCACCTATTCTGCTAAGGATATTCCTTTGTTTTATACATTAAGTGATTCTTATTTGACTAAATACAAATGTTATGTATGGCTCAAATTCCTCAATGAAGATGGCAGTATGGAAAAAATGAGTTTTAAAAGCTTTATTGATCAGGCACCACAATCTCTTTTTGATAGTGCCATAAGACTTGGAGAGACCTATAATTATATAGATATCATTGAATTTTGGAATGATAATACTATTAATGGAACCTTACAGCAAATATTCTATTATTATGAAACTGGCTTATTAACTCGAGAACACGCCTTATTAATTTGTAAAGACCTCAAAGACATCATAGATCATGTCGAAAAACAGAGTATACAGCAAACGATCATTAACTCTAAGAATAATGCCAAATACCATTTGTATAAAAGCGATCTCCTCACCATGAGCAATACCATCATGGTCAAGACTAAAAATCAAAAAGTATTTTTCTCGCCTTTTACCGTACTTACCTATTTTAAAGTAGAACACCAGCCTACGTGTAATAAATTGGATCGTTTTTTTGAAAAACAAATGAAGAATTCAAAGCTGTTAGTCAACTCTGGTGAGCGAGATAGAGCACAATTTTTCAATAAAATGCACCTCAAAGTAGAGAGTGTTATAGAACGTATCAATATCAATCAGGATTTAATTTACTTCTAGAAATTCACAATTGATCTGAATATCAACAAAAAATCCACCTCTTTCAAGGTGGATTTTTTATATAAAATGTAAAGGATTCTAGTTGTAAACAGACTCTTTACCGTGGTGAACACAAAGCATGTAATAGATACAAGCACGGTATTTTGCACGCTCACTTTTACCATACTTTTCGATTACTGCTTCTACAGAATCCATTAAATTATCTCCTGAAAGACCTAATTTTTTCTCTAAGTAGTTTTTAACTACGCGTTCCATTTCGCTTTTCTCAGCACTTACAGTTTCGGCATCTTTGTTATAAATAGATGGTCCTAAACCTTTTGTTACTTTTCTAAGCAACTCTTCATCAAGTTTGCCTCCTACTTTGTCTTTGTAAGCTGCGATGTATTTTTCTACTCTTTCGTCAAATTTACTCATAATGTTACTGATCGATTTAAATTAATTAATTAATGATAAATGTATGCCTTAAAAGTAAAGGATTAATTTCTATTTTAAAAATTTAAAGTAATCTAGAAGAACGGTATCATTAGTCCGTCTAGGTGTAAATATTTCTAACAATTGAGGTTGCTTGTTGTTAGATTGTAATTTTTGGTACGCTTTCGCGAAAGCGGACTCTTCACTTATACTTTGATAATTAAAACTATGCATCTTGCAAAGGTGCTTTGCAGTAAGATGATGTTGAGTCTCAAAATAGGTGTCAAACTCCATAGTATCCTTATGACCAGGTAAAATTCTAAAAATTCCACCTCCAGAATTATTGATTACAATAATCTTGAAGTTTTTAGGAATATAATTGTTCCACAAAGCGTTAGAATCGTAGAAAAAACTCAAATCTCCAGTAATTAAAGTAACTGGTTTATTACTAGCAATAGCAGCGCCTATTGCTGTACTAGTACATCCATCGATACCACTTGTACCACGGTTAGAGAATACCACATGCGTAGGATTCATTTGAAATAATTGCGCATAACGTATCGTACTACTATTACCTAACTGTAAAACAATATCATTAGGAAGTTCTTTAAATAGTAATTCAAAGACTTTGAAATCAGACCAAGGCATTTTTTCAAAATAGCGCTCTCTTTTAATCAGGTAATCTTTAAAATGGTCTGTCCAGCGTTTTTGATAATTGCTTTTCACATATTCTTTAGGTAATTGCTCAATCCAGAGTTGAGGCTTTACCTTAATATGACCAGCAAGTTTAAAGAACGTATCATAAGCCTTTCTTTTACCTACGTGAAAATGTACTTTAGTTTCAAAACGTCTTAAGTATTGTTTGATTTTTTTGGAGACGATCATTCCGCCTATGGTAACTACCAGATCTGGTTGCAAGTCCTTAATCTGATCGTCGTGCTTTTCTATAGGTGCAATTAAGGTATCTATTCCCCAAATGATATTTTCATGGACGACGTTACTACTCACCTCGCTCATTACTAAAACACTAGGATCACTAGTTAAAATATCTAGATCTTCCTTTTGAAACACCGGCGGATTCAATGTTGCTAGAATGACTAATTTCCTTTTGGCGTTTTTCCATTGGTCAATAAAACTTTCTGGAATTATACTAGACTCATCTTTAAGAAGGTCTATTACCTTAACTTCTAGAGATGGTTGATCTACCTTGTTGTATAAAGGCTCTTCAAAAGGTATATTAATATGTACGGGACCATGTTGTGAGATAGAAGTGTTGATTGCTTTATTGATCAATCGCTCATTAGTCGCGATACCTTCTTGATCTTCTACAGAATTAATAACTTCTAGCTGTGTATCAAATAAAATATGATTTGCAAATACATGTTGCTGCCTAATAGTTTGACCATCACCTATATCAATTTTGTGAGATGGACGGTCTGCACTGAGAACTAATAAGGGAATTTCAGAGTAAAAAGCCTCTGCAATAGCTGGATAATAATTAAGTAGAGCGCTACCACTGGTGCAAAGAATTGCCACTGGCTCTTGCAATTGCTGCGCAATACCCAATGCTACATGAGCTGCACAACGTTCATCTACAACGCTATAACAATTGAAAAAATCATTTTCTGAAAAACCTATTGTTAATGGAGCATTTCTAGAACCAGGCGAGATAACGATGTTTTTTATACCTCTTTCTTTACATAAAAGAATGACTTGCTGAGCATGAAGAATTTCTGGATACATATACTAACAAAGGTACTAGCCAAACTAGTTGCAGACAACTTCCTTAACAGCTTCTTACCAAAAATAAATCTTCTTTAAAAGTGAATAATTAAAAATTGAGACAGCAATAGCCTGGCAAATCTATATAATCATACCTGTTTTAAGGAAGATATCTTAATTTTTAATCATTAAATTAATTAAATAAACAGTTCAATCAACACTTAGACTATTCAATAAGTCTTTTTATCTAGAAAACAAGCTGTTTCAAAAACTAATAAAGAACTTTTAGAAAATCAATATTGTTTATTTAAAATATTATGTCGATCTTTAAAATTCAATAAAGAGATCCAACCTATGATTATATTTAAATACCTTGTTTTTTATTCGTTTGTAGGAATATATCAAAGTGCAATTTTTACGAAGTCTATCTTCGGTAAGGTCTTCTCTTATTTTAGGGCAATGAACGAAAGTCGTAATGAACAAGGACAAGTAGTCGGATTTAAAACTACTCTCTTAAGAACTGCTTTTAGAAGCATATTGTAATTTAAATTATCACAACAAGCTTTTCATAGTAAACAGTTTTTGAACTGTTTCTTCATATTCTAGAATAGGATCACTCTTTGCAGTAATACCACCACCTACATATAAGTATGCTTCATCATCAAGTAACTGCATACACCTTAAGTTTACGTAATAACTCGCTTCACGTTCTTCTACTATACCCAAGTATCCAGTATAAAAAGAACGGTCATAACCTTCATTATCCTTGATAAATTTTTGCGCAGCATCTCTAGGCAAACCACAAACCGCAGGTGTAGGATGCAATGCCTCTATATAATCTTCTTTTCTAGATGGATCAATTAACGCATTGATATCAGTTTTTAAATGTACTAAGGTACCAGCTTGTGCTGTTTGAACTAGTGATTTTTTGATATGTGAAACACCTTTTGCTTTTAGATTTTCTACAATGAAGTCGGTTACTAATTTTTGTTCTTCGATCTCTTTTTCTCCCCAAACATGATCTTGATTTGGATTGAATACTGCAGTTCCAGCAAGAGACATGGTTTGTAAATTTTCACCTTTTATTACTGCTAAAATCTCAGGAGTTGCGCCCATCCATTTTCCTACTTTTGGATGGTGAAAAAAGTAACAATTTGCTGCCGGATATTCATTGAGCAAAGCTTCTAAAATCTCAAGATCCGATGATCGTTTTGTAAAACTTTCCACACGAGACAGAACGACTTTTTGAACGGTAGATTCCTTGAGCATGTCCACCGTTTTACGCACCATATTTGCATACCTTAATTTCTCTTTTTCATCAATCAAATGAGTTGCATTCAGTAGCTTAGAAGAAGTGTTACTTGAATTTTTAAACTTAAATTCTTTATACTCTTCAGAAGGTATAAAAACCTGATCTTCTGAATTTTCAAATTTTGAAAAAACACCATAAGTCATGTTGTCAGGTGCTGTTTTATGCCATTTTTGATCTCGCTGTGAGAGAATGCGCACAGTGCTTTGGTTTGCTTTTCTAAGTAACAGAAAAGGAAGCTTATTATCGACTAGATTTTGTAGGTATGAGAGTAAGTTTTCGCGCAAGCGGTAAAGTAATAAGAGTTAAAAATACAGTTATTTTTTTAGAGCAATAGTGGTCAGTTTACAAATGGAAATAAGGCGCTGCTCTTCATCAGTAATTTTGATTTCCCAGAGTTGAGTTGTTCTTCCTTTATGTAAAAATCGAGCCGTTGCAAAAACGTATCCATCCTTCTTCGATCGAGTATGATTTGCACTTATTTCAAGACCACGTATTGCAAAGTTTTTAGTATCTAAAAACATATAGCTTGCGGCACTTCCTACTGACTCAGCTAGAGCAACGCTAGCACCTCCATGAAGCACTCCATCTGGTTGATGTACTTTGTGAGTGACTGGCATTCTAGCTGTCAAATAATCTTCTCCTACATCGACATAGTCTATGTCGAGAGTTTCCATGAGCGTATTCTTGCAAATCGCATTACAGCGCTGTAGTATTTCTTCTTTGTCCATATCTTTACCAAAAATAAGGCATAGAATAGAATTAATGGTTAAAATAGTATCTTATACACACACAAACTCCTACGAGACACTTTTTGAACTGACAGATGAAACGCAACATATTTGGGTATGTTTTCATGGATTGGGTTACTTATCTACCTATTTTAAAAAATATTTTGAGAATTTTGATTCGGTTAAAAACTATGTCATCATTCTTCAAGCACCTTCTAAGGCTTATATAGGTAAGGGTTTTAAACACGTAGGTGCTTGCTGGCTTACAAAGGTGGACACGCATCAAGAAATGCAAAATAACCTCAACTACATCAATAAGGTTTTAATCTCAGAAAAAATCGAACAAGATCCACGTGTAACACTTTTTGGTTATTCTCAAGGTGTTTCTATCGCTACTAGATTTTTAAAACAACACCACTTCCCTATTACATCGCTTATTATGCACAGCGGTAGTATTCCTGAAGAACTTACCAAAGAAGACGGTTTGCATTTTAAGAAATACTGTTCTCGATTTATTCACATTGCTGGAACAAAAGACGAATATTCTAATGAAGAAATCGTCGAAAGAGAAAAAGAAAAAATAGAATTGCTATTTGGTACAGATTGTGAGATATACCGACCTGAAATAAAGCATGTCGTTCACGTTCCTTTACTTGAAGAAATTGCTCAAAACCTATAACTATGGAAATTATCTTTGCTACTCATAACGAAAACAAGCTTAAAGAAGTACAAGTTTTAATGCCTTCTCATGTAAAGCTTGTTAGTCTTAAAGACTTAGGTTTTGAAGAAGACATACCAGAAACAGCCGATACTATTGCTGGGAATGCTATACAGAAAGTAGAATACCTCAGAAATCGATTTGACTTACCCATTTTTGCAGACGATACTGGTCTTATCGTTGATTCTCTAGACGGCGAGCCTGGAGTATACAGCGCTAGATATGCTGGAGAGCAAAAGAACAGTGAGGATAACATGGACTTACTACTAGATAAGTTAACAAACAATAACGATAGGAAGGCACGTTTTATCACAGCCATTGCGTTACATTTGAACCATTGTCAAACCTTGTTTGAAGGCATTTGTGAAGGAACTATTCTTAAAGAACGTAAAGGAGATAAAGGCTTTGGATACGACCCTATCTTTCAGCCAGACGGTTACACAAAATCATTTGCACAAATGACCTTAACAGAAAAGGGTGAAATAAGTCACAGAGCAAAGGCTTTAAGCAAACTTATAGACTACCTGAAAGACGTTAATTAAAATATAAATCCCTATTAAATAAGTGCTTTAGCTTATTTTTATACCACAATATGAAACTACACTCTTACATTCTATTTTTTTGTTTTGGCTTATTTATCTCATTTAGTAACGCTCAAGGCGAAAAGGAAACAACCAAAAAGACCGAGACCACTCCTACTAAGGTGAAAGGAAAAGTTCTGAACGCAAAGGATAATACCATTCTTGAAAATGTTAACATATTGAACCTTAACCAGATTAAAGGTACCACAACCAATAAAGAAGGTGTTTTTCAAATTACTGCTAAAGTTAACGATACCCTATATTTCTCGTACTTAGGTTTTGAAACGATAAATGTACGAGTAACAGAAGACTGGTTAAAATTTGGTGATGTTACCATATCTATGACCGAGCAAGGTATTGCACTAGATGAGGTTACCGTAACCGAAACCTCGTTGACTGGCTTCTTAGAGATAGATGCAAAACGTGCCCCTATTTATGCTACAAGAAGGTATAAAATTAGTGGTTTGCCTAAAGGTTATGAAGCAGGAGATAGTGAGCCTGGAGCGATTACTAATATTTTAGAAAGTGTTTTTAACCCTGCAGACTTCTTGTACAATACTTTTGGTAAGAAGGGAAAATCCATGCGTAAACTACGACAAGTAAAAGAGCAGGACGAGATCAGAACCTTATTGCAAAGTAAATACGACAGAGAAACCTTAATGAATCTGTTGCAATTAGATAAATTAGATATTGATGCTATTTTAAGAAATTGTCAGTATTCTAAAACTTTCATAGAAACGGCAAATGACCTTCAAATTTTAGACGCCATAAGTGAATGCTATGAAGAGTATAAAATCTTGAAAAGCTCTAAAGAAAAGAATAAAAAATAACCAAACTTCAATCAAGTGAATTTAAAAAATGTATTATTAATTGCTCTAGCTTCTACCTTAATTATAGGATGCAAAGGCATGAGAGGAAAAGATGGCAAACCTGGTAAACCTGGCGCCGATGGAACAAGCTCAAAAGCAGTTCTAGATTATTCTAAGGTAAATGTAATGGATTATGCTAATACCATTACACTAGAAGAGCTAGAAGAACAACTCTATTATTATGCTAGCGATGAAATGGAAGGTCGTAATACTGGCTCTCCTGGACAGAAAAAAGCGGTGAATTATTTACGAGACCAATACAAAAAAATGGGAGTTCCTGGCGGCGGTCAGTATGGCGATTATTTTCAAATAGTTCCTGGTAAAGCTTTTGGGAAACCAGAATTATCTTCAGAAAACGTGCTAGCTTACATAGAAGGACGTGAATTTCCAGATGAAGTTCTTGTAATTTCTGCACATTTAGATCACGTAGGTATGAAAGACGATAAAGTCTATAATGGTGCCGATGATGACGGGAGTGGTACCATCGCTCTTCTAGAAATTGCTGAAGCTTTTAAACAAGCTGTTAATGATGGCTATGGACCGCGCAGGTCTATCTTATTCTTACACGTGACTGGAGAAGAAATAGGATTGAAAGGAAGCAAGTACTATGCAGATAATCCTATTTACCCTATGGAAAATACCATAGCAAATCTAAATATCGATATGATAGGAAGAATAGATGCTGACCATAAAGATAATCCTGATTATGTTTACTTGATAGGTAGTGATATGTTATCTCAAGAGCTACATGATATGTCTGAGGCGGCAAATAAAAGTTCTATGAACATGAATTTAGATTACAAATACAACGGTAAAGACGATCCTAATCGTTTTTACTACCGTAGCGATCACTATAATTTTGCGAAAAATGATGTTCCCGTAATTTTCTATTTTAATGGAACTCATGAAGATTACCATAAACCTACAGATACTCCAGATAAAATAGAATATGAACTCTACCAGCGCCGTGCTAAATTGATATTTGCTACCGCATGGAAAGTTGCAAATGCAGACGAACGTCCAGCGTTGAAATAAATAGAGCTGCACTCCTATATAATAAAAGCGCAAATTCTATAATTTGCGCTTTTTTAATTTCTAATCCCTTTTAAAATTGTTTGAATTAAAATACTTCTCAGCAAAAGCAATTGTATTTTTCGGTTCGATCGCTTTTATTATTACAGTTTTGAACAGCGTTTTGATGGTAATTTATTTAATAGAACAAAACGTTGTTATACCTAATTTAGAAAGAAATTTAGAAATGGGAACATTTTTAACACCGATCAGTTTATTACATTTATGGAGTCCAAAAATTTTAGAAAAAACCGTCTCAGTTGATTTTTTTAAAAATAATTCGTTTGATCAACAAAAAGAATCAATCAGTAAACAGGTTAATAAAAAACAAACATGCAGTAAAGTGATAATTGGAATATGCTATATAATTCTATTGCTCGCTTGGCTTAAATTTCTGACATAAAAAAGGGTATGATCATAATATATCATACCCTTTTTTGTGATCTAGCTTTCGCGAAAGCGAGATCTAAATTAATCTGTTTCTACACCAGCAAACTCTTGTTGAATAGCCATTCTAAGACGTCTGTAATAATCTTCTTCTAGCCAGTCTTTATAGTTGTTAGTATTGTTGATTATACAATACGCATATCGCCTGATGCGATCTTTGATATCTTCCTTCAATAATTTTGCAAGGATACGAGCATCAAACACATCCTCACTATTCTCTACACACCATTGTACGTGCTGTGCGATCGACTCATCGAGAACGTCTTTAGACTTGCGCCCTTCTTTGGTAATGCGTTTATAAGCTCCTTTAATATCAAAAGTGAAGTCCTTTGTATTAGGAAATTCAGCTTTTGTGGCTTCTGGCATCTGGTAAACAAAATTACGCTCGATCTCTTCATCAGAAACGATGTTCTCCACATAGAAGTCTGGAGATCTAAAGACTTGTTGCCAGTCTACTGGCTCATTCCATAAACCAAAACGTGCTACGTTGTTTCCTAAATCAATAATTTGAAATTCTTTCTTGCCATCTAAGATACGAGAACCACGACCTATCATTTGGTAATATAAAGTAAGCGACTTAGTTGCACGATTTAAAATAATACATTCCACACTAGGTTCATCAAAACCTGTAGTCAAAATACTTACTGAGGTAAGAACAGCATCAGGTTTGTTTCTAAACCATCTAAGAATTTCTTTACGTTCTTCCTTTGTATTGGTATTATCTAAGTGACGTATTTCTATTCCAGCTCTTCTAAAGGTATCTTCTACTTCAATACTAGTTCTAATACCATTATTAAAAATAAGCGTCTTTTTACCTTTTGCGACTTCATTGTAGGATTGTAATAACTTATCCTGCATTGTCACCGCGGTATACAACTTCTCACTACTCTTTACAGTATAATCACCATTCATACCTATTGTAAGACCACTCAAACCTACATCATAAGTATGCGTTACCGCTTGAGCTAGGAAACCTTGTTCTACTAAGGAGGTAATACTATTTCCCACGATAAGCTCTCTATAATTGTCCTTCATAGGCAACTTGAAATTAGAACTTAAAGGAGTAGCGGTTACACCTAGCATAAAGCAGTGGTCAAAATACTTAAATAGTTTTCTAAAACTATTGTAATGCGCTTCGTCAATAATAACTAGACCTATGTCGTCTAGTTCTAGTTTATCATCTTGAATACGATTGTTCAAGGTTTCTACCATGGCAACGAAACAATCAAAGTCCTTTTGATCGTCAAGCTCCTTTACCTTAGAATTAATGACTTTATTTTTTACATTAAAGCCATTGAGCATTTTTGAAGTTTGCTTACACAACTCGATACGGTGAGTAAGAATAACCACTTTCTTACCTTTATCTCTTATGTACCTGCGTACGATCTCAGAGAAGATAACCGTTTTTCCTCCACCTGTAGGCAACTGATAGAGCAAATTGTAATCGTCTGGTTTATTGTTAATACGGTCAAAAACCGCTTCCAGATCGCGGTTTTGGTAATCGTATAAAGATTTTATTTCAGTTTCATTTTTCATAGACAAGACTCTGGATTTTCATTTTTGAGATTTGCAAAAGTACTTCTTTTTTAAGGTTCTTAACCTTTGTTTAGTGTTAAGAAAACCAGATTATTTTAATTCGTAATACTTTAACGTAGTTAAAGCCGTTAAAATCTTAATTTTGCAAAGAGGAAATAAAATTATTTTGGATCAATCTACAACAAAGAAAAAACCCTGGTTTCAGCCAGATCGTGCTCATAAGTATTACAAGCTTACTGGGTTCTATACTTTTGTCATAGACAGTATTAAAAAGTCTATGCCTCCAGTACTTATCGTGGTTGCTATTCTTGCTGCACTTCACTTCTTTGTAATGGATATCAACGAAGCGCTGGAGCTTGCTGTAGAAACTTTACCAGATTATGGAGTTCTTGCTTTTTTCTATGTTTCTGAAACTGTTTTAGGATTAATACCGCCAGAATTATTTATAGCTTGGGCAGGAGAAACCTCCACTCCTATTATTAATTTATCCCTAATCGCCTTATTCTCCTATTTAGGAGGATTCACTTCTTACTGGATTGGAAGACGTGCCTTGAAAATTCCTAGCCTACATAATTACTTAGAAGTTAAAATGGCTAAACAACTGGTAATGGCGAGAAAATGGGGCGGCGTTTTAATAGCCGTAGGTGCTTTATTACCTCTACCCTTTTCTATGGCAAGTCTAGTCGCAGGTATGTTGAGTTACCCAGTTAAAAGTTGGGCTCTAGTAGGGTTGTTGCGTTTTGTGCGTTTTGCACTTTATGGTGCTGCTATATTTGCTTTAGTCTAAATGGAGGCATTACTAACGTGAGTCAAAAACAGAAATCTGTCTTTTATTTCATCTAGTCACTATTTTATGCGCATTACTAGATTCTATTCATTGCAGTTAACTAAAATTACGATATAAAAAAACCGCTCAAAATGAACGGTTGTATATAAAACATCAAATTAGAAATGTGATCTAATTTTCTTGTTCCTTAAGTTTTGCTTCTTTCTTTAATTTTCTCTTTTCCAATGCAGATCCTGTAATCCAATACGGTATTGCAAACAAAGTCAAAAATAACATCAACCAAAATCCAATGGTAAGGATTCCTAAAAATGCTAAAAAGCCTAAATACTGATCAAATTCGAACATAATACTTCTGTGTTTGCTGCAAAGATACAGACTACTATTTAAAAATAAAATATCTCCGTCAGATTTATTAACAAAATCCTGTTTATAAATCAAAAGTCCCTTTTTTTTAGCTAATTAATCAGCTTACTATCCTTAATCTACTTGGATAATGCTTTTGTTAATCTCGCTTTCGCGAAAGCGGTAAAAAGAAATTGCACATACCTGTTGTTATAATTCTCTTTAAGAACCACCTTATAAAACGTACAGGTTTTATATTTGTAGAAAATCAGTTTACATGAAATATAGAATAGAAAAAGATACGATGGGGAACGTTGAAGTTCCTGCAGATAAACTTTGGGGAGCGCAAACACAACGTTCTCGCATGAATTTTAAAATAGGTCCTGCTGGTAGTATGCCACTGGAAATAGTTTATGGTTTTGCCTATTTAAAAAAAGCAGCGGCTTTTACTAATTGTGATCTGGGCGTTCTAGAAGAAAGTAAACGAGACCTTATTGCCCAAGTTTGTGATGAAATCTTAGACGGTAAACACGATGATCAATTCCCGCTTGTGATCTGGCAAACTGGTTCTGGTACACAATCTAACATGAATGTGAATGAAGTAATAGCAAATCGTGCTCATCAACTTGCTGGTAAGGTTATAGGTGAAGGAGATAAAACCATACAACCAAATGATGACGTGAATAAATCACAATCTTCTAACGATACATTTCCAACAGGAATGCACATCGCTTGCTACAAAAAAGTTGTAGAAAGTACCATTCCTGCGATAAAGCAATTGCGCAATACATTACATAAAAAATCTATAGACTTTAGCGAGGTTGTAAAAATAGGACGTACTCATTTAATGGATGCTACTCCACTTACCTTAGGTCAAGAGTTTTCAGGATATGTTTCTCAACTGGATCACGGTATTATTGCTTTAGAAAATACCCTAGCTCATCTGAGACAACTAGCCTTAGGAGGAACTGCGGTAGGAACTGGTCTTAACACACCAGAAGGTTATGATGTAAAAGTGGCAGATTATATCGCACAATTTACCGAGTTACCATTTAAAACAGCCGACAATAAATTTGAAGCTCTTGCTGCTCACGATGCACTTGTAGAAACTCATGGCGCATTAAAGCAAATTGCCGTTTCATTGAATAAAATTGCTCACGATATAAGAATGCTAGCTAGTGGTCCTCGTAGCGGTATAGGAGAATTAATTATTCCTGCAAACGAGCCTGGAAGTTCTATCATGCCAGGAAAAGTAAATCC is drawn from Nonlabens dokdonensis DSW-6 and contains these coding sequences:
- a CDS encoding non-canonical purine NTP diphosphatase, which encodes MEIIFATHNENKLKEVQVLMPSHVKLVSLKDLGFEEDIPETADTIAGNAIQKVEYLRNRFDLPIFADDTGLIVDSLDGEPGVYSARYAGEQKNSEDNMDLLLDKLTNNNDRKARFITAIALHLNHCQTLFEGICEGTILKERKGDKGFGYDPIFQPDGYTKSFAQMTLTEKGEISHRAKALSKLIDYLKDVN
- a CDS encoding DUF2853 family protein, whose amino-acid sequence is MSKFDERVEKYIAAYKDKVGGKLDEELLRKVTKGLGPSIYNKDAETVSAEKSEMERVVKNYLEKKLGLSGDNLMDSVEAVIEKYGKSERAKYRACIYYMLCVHHGKESVYN
- the menD gene encoding 2-succinyl-5-enolpyruvyl-6-hydroxy-3-cyclohexene-1-carboxylic-acid synthase, yielding MYPEILHAQQVILLCKERGIKNIVISPGSRNAPLTIGFSENDFFNCYSVVDERCAAHVALGIAQQLQEPVAILCTSGSALLNYYPAIAEAFYSEIPLLVLSADRPSHKIDIGDGQTIRQQHVFANHILFDTQLEVINSVEDQEGIATNERLINKAINTSISQHGPVHINIPFEEPLYNKVDQPSLEVKVIDLLKDESSIIPESFIDQWKNAKRKLVILATLNPPVFQKEDLDILTSDPSVLVMSEVSSNVVHENIIWGIDTLIAPIEKHDDQIKDLQPDLVVTIGGMIVSKKIKQYLRRFETKVHFHVGKRKAYDTFFKLAGHIKVKPQLWIEQLPKEYVKSNYQKRWTDHFKDYLIKRERYFEKMPWSDFKVFELLFKELPNDIVLQLGNSSTIRYAQLFQMNPTHVVFSNRGTSGIDGCTSTAIGAAIASNKPVTLITGDLSFFYDSNALWNNYIPKNFKIIVINNSGGGIFRILPGHKDTMEFDTYFETQHHLTAKHLCKMHSFNYQSISEESAFAKAYQKLQSNNKQPQLLEIFTPRRTNDTVLLDYFKFLK
- a CDS encoding chorismate-binding protein, with translation MRILSQRDQKWHKTAPDNMTYGVFSKFENSEDQVFIPSEEYKEFKFKNSSNTSSKLLNATHLIDEKEKLRYANMVRKTVDMLKESTVQKVVLSRVESFTKRSSDLEILEALLNEYPAANCYFFHHPKVGKWMGATPEILAVIKGENLQTMSLAGTAVFNPNQDHVWGEKEIEEQKLVTDFIVENLKAKGVSHIKKSLVQTAQAGTLVHLKTDINALIDPSRKEDYIEALHPTPAVCGLPRDAAQKFIKDNEGYDRSFYTGYLGIVEEREASYYVNLRCMQLLDDEAYLYVGGGITAKSDPILEYEETVQKLFTMKSLL
- a CDS encoding hotdog fold thioesterase — encoded protein: MDKEEILQRCNAICKNTLMETLDIDYVDVGEDYLTARMPVTHKVHQPDGVLHGGASVALAESVGSAASYMFLDTKNFAIRGLEISANHTRSKKDGYVFATARFLHKGRTTQLWEIKITDEEQRLISICKLTTIALKK
- a CDS encoding carboxypeptidase-like regulatory domain-containing protein; the protein is MKLHSYILFFCFGLFISFSNAQGEKETTKKTETTPTKVKGKVLNAKDNTILENVNILNLNQIKGTTTNKEGVFQITAKVNDTLYFSYLGFETINVRVTEDWLKFGDVTISMTEQGIALDEVTVTETSLTGFLEIDAKRAPIYATRRYKISGLPKGYEAGDSEPGAITNILESVFNPADFLYNTFGKKGKSMRKLRQVKEQDEIRTLLQSKYDRETLMNLLQLDKLDIDAILRNCQYSKTFIETANDLQILDAISECYEEYKILKSSKEKNKK
- a CDS encoding alpha/beta hydrolase; the protein is MVKIVSYTHTNSYETLFELTDETQHIWVCFHGLGYLSTYFKKYFENFDSVKNYVIILQAPSKAYIGKGFKHVGACWLTKVDTHQEMQNNLNYINKVLISEKIEQDPRVTLFGYSQGVSIATRFLKQHHFPITSLIMHSGSIPEELTKEDGLHFKKYCSRFIHIAGTKDEYSNEEIVEREKEKIELLFGTDCEIYRPEIKHVVHVPLLEEIAQNL